The proteins below come from a single Eucalyptus grandis isolate ANBG69807.140 chromosome 3, ASM1654582v1, whole genome shotgun sequence genomic window:
- the LOC104435978 gene encoding bifunctional dethiobiotin synthetase/7,8-diamino-pelargonic acid aminotransferase, mitochondrial, translated as HTCPATAATVSASPSSSSSATTAPPPPPPPPRRRRALRIPLSHPTFLIWSSNTGVGKTLVSTGLAFASLFSPAAPAAAAPSRFLYLKPVQTGFPADSDSLFLFNKLASLSLLHRPRFPVLASHRVLMASPSAASAAAAGVSLAEAPQGGGGSGLGMVDLGVCEERRWEGERSGDLDGDGAVSELVSETVFAWKEAVSPHLAAERESGAVEDGAVVEMVERGLRAGLRDGKEETLCVVETAGGVASPGPSGSLQCDLYRPFRLPAVLVGDGRLGGISATISAYESLRIRGYDVVAVVFEDHGLLNEEPLMAYFRNRIPVLVLPHVPEDLSNDLMEWFSDSRSIFDMLKNIMKSSYLERMQTLLDMPKKARDIFWWPFTQHKIVSEDDITVIDSRYGENFAVFKDQDDKSLNQTFDACASWWTQGPNASLQTELARDMGYAAARFGHVMFPENVYEPALECAELLLGGVGEGWASRVYFSDNGSTAIEIALKMAFRKFCVDIGLVSETSIGDASEKQPELLVLALKGSYHGDTLGAMEAQSPSCYTGFIQQPWYTGRGLFLDPPTVFLHRSVWKLSLPAMIHNKSFAYDKMMFSSRDEIFCKSRDESDLSGIYSLYISQHLSGSMGSKYIGALIIEPVIQGAGGMLMVDPLFQRVLVNECRRRKIPVIFDEVFTGFWRLGTESAAELLGCVPDIACFAKLMTGGMIPLAVTLATNAVFTAFLGDSKLKALLHGHSYTAHATGCTAATKSIKWFKDSQMNPNVIPQGKMLKELWDFELVTQISSHPAVERVISLGTLFALELQTEGSDAGYASMYARALLQMLREDGVYMRPLGNVIYLMCGPCTPPEICYQLLVKLQRNLEEFYRVHARVETSAIVGAK; from the exons CACACTTgtcccgccaccgccgccaccgtctccgcctccccctcctcctcttcctccgccACCAccgcaccgccgccgccgccgccgccgccccgccgccgccgcgccctCCGGATCCCCCTCTCCCACCCCACCTTCCTCATCTGGTCCTCCAACACCGGCGTCGGCAAGACGCTCGTCTCCACCGGCCTCGCCTTCGCCTCCCTCTTCTCCCCCGCcgccccggcggcggcggcgccgtcCAGGTTCCTCTACCTGAAGCCCGTCCAGACCGGCTTCCCCGCCGACTCCGACTCGCTCTTCCTCTTCAACAAGCTcgcctccctctccctcctccaccGGCCCCGCTTCCCCGTCCTCGCCTCGCACCGCGTCCTCATGGCCTccccctccgccgcctccgccgccgccgccggtgtCTCCCTCGCCGAGGCGCCTCAGGGCGGGGGCGGTTCGGGCCTCGGGATGGTCGATTTGGGGGTTTGCGAGGAGAGGAGGTGGGAGGGCGAGAGAAGCGGGGATTTGGATGGGGATGGGGCGGTGTCGGAGCTGGTGAGCGAGACGGTCTTTGCTTGGAAGGAGGCGGTCTCGCCGCATTTGGcggcggagagagagagcggcgCGGTGGAGGACGGCGCGGTGGTGGAGATGGTGGAGAGAGGGTTGAGAGCCGGGCTGAGAGATGGAAAGGAGGAGACGCTTTGTGTGGTCGAGACTGCCGGTGGAGTCGCGAGCCCCGGACCTTCCGGCTCCCTTCAGTGTGACTTGTACAG GCCTTTCAGATTACCTGCTGTTCTTGTTGGAGATGGGCGACTAGGTGGAATATCGGCAACAATTTCAGCTTATGAAAGCTTAAGGATTCGAGGATATGATGTGGTTGCTGTTGTATTTGAAGATCACGGGCTTCTAAATGAGGAGCCACTGATGGCCTATTTTCGGAATAG GATACCAGTGCTTGTGCTGCCACATGTTCCAGAAGATCTCTCAAATGACCTGATGGAATGGTTCTCCGATTCTCGAAGCATATTTGATATGTTGAAGAACATAATGAAGTCATCTTATCTGGAACGAATGCAGACATTGCTTGATATGCCTAAGAAGGCAAGAGATATTTTCTGGTGGCCTTTCACTCAGCATAAAATTGTATCAGAAGATGACATTACCGTGATTGATTCACGGTATGGTGAAAACTTTGCAGTTTTCAAG GATCAAGATGATAAATCTTTGAACCAAACATTTGATGCCTGCGCAAGCTGGTGGACCCAAGGACCTAATGCTTCTTTACAG ACTGAGCTTGCAAGGGACATGGGTTATGCTGCTGCAAGATTTGGGCATGTGATGTTCCCAGAAAATGTTTATGAGCCAGCCTTAGAATGTGCGGAGCTTTTGTTGGGTGGTGTTGGAGAAG GTTGGGCTTCTCGAGTATATTTCTCAGATAATGGATCTACTGCTATTGAGATTGCTCTCAAGATGGCTTTCCGTAAGTTTTGTGTTGATATAGGACTTGTTTCAGAAACTTCAATTGGCGATGCTTCTGAAAAACAGCCAGAGCTTTTG GTTCTGGCTCTCAAGGGTTCTTATCATGGAGATACTCTAGGTGCTATGGAAGCACAATCGCCATCATGCTATACTGGCTTTATTCAGCAACCATG GTACACTGGGAGAGGTCTTTTTCTGGATCCTCCTACAGTTTTTTTGCACAGAAGTGTTTGGAAGCTTTCCTTGCCAGCGATGATACATAATAAAAGTTTTGCATATGACAAAATGA TGTTCAGTTCTCGTGATGAAATTTTCTGCAAGAGCAGGGATGAATCGGATCTTTCTGGTATATACTCATTATACATATCTCAACATCTATCAGGATCAATGGGATCTAAGTACATCGGGGCACTTATTATAGAACCAG TCATACAAGGAGCTGGAGGAATGCTCATGGTTGATCCACTTTTTCAGCGTGTACTTGTTAATGAGTGCCGAAGGCGAAAGATTCCAGTAATATTTGATGAAGTCTTCACTGGTTTCTGGCGTTTGGGAACAGAG TCTGCTGCAGAGCTGCTTGGATGTGTGCCAGATATAGCGTGCTTTGCGAAACTGATGACTGGTGGGATGATACCCTTAGCTGTCACATTGGCGACAAATGCCGTGTTTACTGCTTTTCTTGGTGACTCGAAG CTCAAGGCGCTTTTGCATGGACATTCATACACTGCACATGCTACGGGGTGCACAGCAGCCACTAAATCGATCAAGTGGTTCAAAGATTCTCAGATGAACCCCAATGTCATTCCTCAAGGAAAGATGCTTAAAGAG TTGTGGGATTTCGAGTTAGTCACGCAAATCTCGTCTCACCCAGCAGTCGAAAGAGTTATTTCCTTAGGAACTCTCTTTGCCCTGGAACTCCAAACTGAAGGCTCTGATGCTGG GTATGCTTCAATGTATGCGAGGGCTCTTCTTCAGATGCTGCGCGAGGACGGCGTTTACATGAGGCCCCTGGGCAACGTCATCTATCTCATGTGCGGTCCCTGCACTCCTCCTGAGATTTGTTATCAGCTACTAGTCAAACTTCAGAGAAACCTGGAAGAATTCTACCGGGTACATGCGAGAGTAGAAACGAGCGCTATCGTGGGCGCGAAGTAA
- the LOC104435977 gene encoding calmodulin-binding protein 60 B isoform X2, protein MQRQTRYMERNNSMNNRGKRSLEGEDDQQERKRPALASVIVEALKVDSLQKLCSSLEPILRRVVSEEVERALAKLGGPPRLNGRASPRRIEGPDGRNLQLQFRSRLSLPLFTGGKVEGEQGAAIHAVLVDANTSHVVTSGLESSVKLDVVVLEGDFNNEDDEGWTQEEFESHVVKEREGKRPLLTGDLQITLKEGVGTLGELTFTDNSSWIRSRKFRLGLKVASGFGEGLRIREAKTEAFTVKDHRGELYKKHYPPALQDEVWRLEKIGKDGSFHKRLNHNNIFTVEDFLRLVVKDQQKLRKILGSGMSNKMWEALLEHAKTCVLSGKLYVYYAEDDRNVGVVFNHIFELSGFISGDQYQTADSLSDNQKVYVDTLVKKAYDNWNQVVEYDGKSLLSFKQVRRSSRNEPQMAALEYSNALDHQLQLPRLPVPFTSEQPSADSGLTVGGYNGDMVARYSAQSQLANANARSQFTSTSYMPEDPLASNQAQSSRNNNSVGLALGPPLSAGFSATGPSIQTPGLNPFDDWSGNRDKGGDIEFLTEEEIRMRSHEMLENEDMQQLLRLFSMGGHTSISVPEDAYGFTTYVPSPQPFDEERSRPGKAVVGWLKIKAAMRWGFFVRKKAAERRAQLIELDE, encoded by the exons ATGCAGAGACAGACTAGGTATATGGAGAGGAACAATTCGATGAATAATCGAGGGAAGAGGAGCTTGGAGGGTGAAGATGACCAGCAGGAGAGGAAGCGCCCCGCACTCGCCAG TGTAATTGTAGAAGCTCTCAAGGTTGACAGTTTACAGAAGCTGTGTTCATCATTGGAACCTATCCTTCGTAGAGTT GTCAGCGAGGAAGTTGAGCGAGCACTGGCTAAGTTGGGGGGCCCCCCTAGACTAAATGGAAG AGCATCGCCCAGGCGAATCGAAGGTCCAGATGGAAGAAACTTGCAGCTGCAGTTTAGATCACGGttgtctcttcctctcttcaCTGGAGGGAAAGTTGAGGGGGAGCAGGGTGCTGCAATCCATGCAGTCCTAGTTGATGCAAATACTAGCCATGTTGTCACCTCTGGGCTAGAATCCTCGGTGAAACTGGATGTCGTTGTGCTCGAAGGTGATTTTAACAATGAAGACGATGAGGGATGGACCCAAGAAGAATTTGAAAGCCATGTTGTTAAAGAGCGTGAAGGGAAGCGGCCACTATTGACTGGGGACTTGCAAATTACACTCAAGGAAGGTGTAGGAACCCTCGGGGAATTGACATTTACAGATAACTCCAGCTGGATTAGGAGTAGAAAATTCAGGCTAGGCTTGAAGGTTGCCTCTGGATTTGGTGAAGGCCTTCGCATTCGTGAGGCTAAGACAGAAGCTTTTACTGTTAAGGATCACAGAGGAGAAT TGTACAAAAAGCATTATCCACCTGCTTTACAAGACGAAGTATGGAGACTGGAAAAGATCGGCAAGGATGGTTCATTCCACAAGAGGCTAAATCACAATAACATATTTACAGTTGAAGACTTCCTCCGCCTTGTTGTTAAGGATCAGCAGAAATTGCG GAAGATCCTGGGCAGTGGTATGTCAAATAAGATGTGGGAGGCTCTTTTGGAGCATGCCAAGACTTGTGTCCTTAGTGGAAAGCTCTATGTTTACTATGCCGAAGATGACAGAAATGTTGGAGTAGTTTTTAACCACATTTTTGAGCTGAGTGGCTTCATTTCGGGGGACCAGTATCAGACTGCTGATTCTCTTTCTGACAATCAGAAG GTTTATGTAGATACTTTGGTGAAGAAGGCTTATGACAATTGGAATCAAGTTGTAGAGTACGATGGCAAGTCTTTATTAAGTTTCAAGCAAGTAAGGAGGTCTTCTAGAAATGAACCACAGATGGCGGCACTAGAATACTCTAATGCTTTAGATCATCAGCTGCAGTTGCCACGATTACCTGTTCCATTTACATCTGAACAGCCTTCAGCAGATTCAGGTTTAACTGTTGGAG GATATAATGGCGACATGGTGGCAAGATACTCAGCCCAGTCCCAGCTTGCAAATGCTAATGCTCGGTCTCAGTTTACCAGTACTTCATACATGCCAGAAGACCCGTTGGCTAGCAACCAAGCACAAAGCTCAAGAAATAACAACAGTGTTGGCTTGGCCCTTGGTCCACCTCTATCAGCTGGTTTTTCAGCAACTGGTCCATCGATTCAGACACCTGGCTTGAATCCATTTGATGATTGGTCGGGCAACCGGGACAAGGGAGGAGACATTGAGTTTTTGACAGAAGAAGAGATTCGCATGCGAAGTCACGAGATGCTGGAGAATGAGGACATGCAGCAATTACTCCGGCTCTTCAGCATGGGAGGTCATACCTCCATTAGTGTTCCTGAAGATGCTTATGGGTTCACTACCTACGTGCCGTCACCACAGCCATTTGATGAGGAGCGGTCCCGTCCAGGTAAAGCAGTTGTTGGTTGGCTGAAAATTAAGGCAGCGATGAGATGGGGCTTTTTCGTAAGGAAGAAGGCTGCTGAGAGGCGGGCACAACTTATTGAGCTGGAtgaataa
- the LOC104435979 gene encoding FGGY carbohydrate kinase domain-containing protein — protein sequence MATAAAAATRRSVFLGVDVGTGSARAGLFDEEGKLLGSASSPIQIWKEGDCVEQSSTDIWHAICAAVKAACSLANITGEDVSGIGFAATCSLVAVDADGSPVTVSWSGDSRRNIIVWMDHRAIKQAKKINSSNFPVLQYCGGAVSPEMQPPKLLWVKENLRESWSLVFRWMDLSDWLSYRATGDDTRSLCTTVCKWTYLGHAHMQQCEKDSRDMEACGWDDDFLEEIGLADLVDGHHAKIGRSVAFPGHPLGTGLTPVAAKELGLRAGTPVGTSLIDAHAGGVGVIESVPDSETEDKENDKEAICHRMVLVCGTSTCHMAVAQSKLFIPGVWGPFWSAMVPEYWLTEGGQSATGALLDHVIENHVASPLLANRAASQSVSVFELLNKMLESLKHDLNTPFLAALTESIHVLPDFHGNRSPLADPQAKGVICGLTLDSSEKRLALLYLATVQSLAYGTRHIVEHCNAHGHKIDTLLACGGLAKNPLFLQEHADIIGCPIILPRESESVLLGAAILGAVAAKKYSSLREAMKAMNAAGLVIHPSNDPRIKKYHDAKYRIFRELYEQQLAQRSIMADALA from the exons ATGGcgaccgccgccgctgccgcgaCACGCCGCTCCGTCTTCCTCGGCGTCGACGTCGGCACCGGCAGCGCCCGTGCCG GTCTTTTTGATGAGGAAGGAAAGCTACTTGGGTCTGCAAGCAGTCCAATTCAAATATGGAAAGAGGGTGACTGTGTGGAG CAATCATCAACGGACATCTGGCATGCAATTTGTGCAGCTGTAAAAGCAGCATGCTCCCTTGCAAATATAACTGGCGAAGATGTCAGCGGGATTGGGTTCGCTGCTACTTGTTCTCTTG TTGCAGTGGATGCCGATGGTTCACCAGTTACAGTTTCCTGGAGTGGTGATTCCAGAAGAAACATTATTGTCTGGATGGATCACAGAGCTATAAAGCAAGCTAAAAAGATCAATTCCAGTAACTTTCCTGTTCTTCAATATTGTGGTGGAGCTGTTTCCCCAGAAATGCAACCGCCTAAG CTTCTGTGGGTGAAAGAAAATTTGCGAGAGTCCTGGTCACTGGTGTTTAGATGGATGGACTTGAGTGACTGGTTGTCATACAG AGCAACTGGAGATGATACGCGGAGTTTGTGCACTACAGTATGCAAATGGACTTATCTTGGTCATGCACACATGCAGCAGTGTGAAAAAGATTCTCGGGATATGGAAGCCTGTGGCTGGGATGACGACTTTTTGGAGGAGATTGGCCTGGCCGATCTTGTGGATGGTCATCATGCCAAGATTG GAAGAAGTGTAGCTTTCCCTGGACATCCTCTGGGAACTGGTCTAACTCCAGTTGCTGCAAAG GAACTAGGCCTCAGAGCAGGAACTCCTGTAGGAACTTCGCTGATTGATGCCCATGCTGGCGGTGTTGGGGTTATAGAAAGTGTTCCAGATTCGGAGACTGAAGATAAAG aaaatgataagGAGGCCATATGCCATCGGATGGTGCTTGTCTGTGGTACTTCCACTTGTCATATGGCTGTAGCACAGAGCAAGCTGTTCATTCCAGGAGTCTGGGGACCATTTTGGTCAG CAATGGTGCCAGAATATTGGCTCACAGAGGGTGGGCAAAGTGCTACTGGCGCATTGTTAGATCACGTGATTGAAAATCATGTGGCTTCTCCACTGCTTGCAAATCGTGCTGCCTCACAAA GTGTATCAGTATTTGAGCTGCTGAACAAAATGTTAGAATCTCTTAAGCATGACCTCAACACTCCTTTTCTTGCTGCTTTGACTGAGAGTATTCATGTCCTTCCCGACTTTCACGGAAACAG GTCACCCCTTGCGGATCCTCAAGCAAAAGGAGTGATTTGTGGATTAACCCTTGATTCAAGTGAGAAGCGATTGGCTCTTCTATACTTAGCTACTGTCCAAAGTCTTGCATACGGTACTCGCCACATAGTGGAGCATTGCAATGCCCATGGCCATAAA ATTGATACATTGCTAGCATGTGGGGGCCTGGCCAAGAATCCATTGTTCCTTCAAGAACATGCAGACATCATAG GTTGCCCAATTATTCTTCCAAGAGAAAGTGAGTCTGTGCTATTAGGTGCTGCAATCCTTGGGGCAGTCGCAGCAAAGAAATATTCTAGTCTTAGAGAGGCCATGAAAGCAATGAATGCTGCTGGTCTG GTCATACATCCATCTAATGACCCGAGGATAAAGAAGTACCATGATGCCAAGTACCGTATATTTCGTGAGCTTTATGAGCAGCAGCTGGCTCAGCGTTCAATCATGGCTGATGCTTTGGCATAG
- the LOC104435977 gene encoding calmodulin-binding protein 60 B isoform X1, with product MQRQTRYMERNNSMNNRGKRSLEGEDDQQERKRPALASVIVEALKVDSLQKLCSSLEPILRRVVSEEVERALAKLGGPPRLNGRASPRRIEGPDGRNLQLQFRSRLSLPLFTGGKVEGEQGAAIHAVLVDANTSHVVTSGLESSVKLDVVVLEGDFNNEDDEGWTQEEFESHVVKEREGKRPLLTGDLQITLKEGVGTLGELTFTDNSSWIRSRKFRLGLKVASGFGEGLRIREAKTEAFTVKDHRGELYKKHYPPALQDEVWRLEKIGKDGSFHKRLNHNNIFTVEDFLRLVVKDQQKLRGILGSGMSNKMWEALLEHAKTCVLSGKLYVYYAEDDRNVGVVFNHIFELSGFISGDQYQTADSLSDNQKVYVDTLVKKAYDNWNQVVEYDGKSLLSFKQVRRSSRNEPQMAALEYSNALDHQLQLPRLPVPFTSEQPSADSGLTVGGYNGDMVARYSAQSQLANANARSQFTSTSYMPEDPLASNQAQSSRNNNSVGLALGPPLSAGFSATGPSIQTPGLNPFDDWSGNRDKGGDIEFLTEEEIRMRSHEMLENEDMQQLLRLFSMGGHTSISVPEDAYGFTTYVPSPQPFDEERSRPGKAVVGWLKIKAAMRWGFFVRKKAAERRAQLIELDE from the exons ATGCAGAGACAGACTAGGTATATGGAGAGGAACAATTCGATGAATAATCGAGGGAAGAGGAGCTTGGAGGGTGAAGATGACCAGCAGGAGAGGAAGCGCCCCGCACTCGCCAG TGTAATTGTAGAAGCTCTCAAGGTTGACAGTTTACAGAAGCTGTGTTCATCATTGGAACCTATCCTTCGTAGAGTT GTCAGCGAGGAAGTTGAGCGAGCACTGGCTAAGTTGGGGGGCCCCCCTAGACTAAATGGAAG AGCATCGCCCAGGCGAATCGAAGGTCCAGATGGAAGAAACTTGCAGCTGCAGTTTAGATCACGGttgtctcttcctctcttcaCTGGAGGGAAAGTTGAGGGGGAGCAGGGTGCTGCAATCCATGCAGTCCTAGTTGATGCAAATACTAGCCATGTTGTCACCTCTGGGCTAGAATCCTCGGTGAAACTGGATGTCGTTGTGCTCGAAGGTGATTTTAACAATGAAGACGATGAGGGATGGACCCAAGAAGAATTTGAAAGCCATGTTGTTAAAGAGCGTGAAGGGAAGCGGCCACTATTGACTGGGGACTTGCAAATTACACTCAAGGAAGGTGTAGGAACCCTCGGGGAATTGACATTTACAGATAACTCCAGCTGGATTAGGAGTAGAAAATTCAGGCTAGGCTTGAAGGTTGCCTCTGGATTTGGTGAAGGCCTTCGCATTCGTGAGGCTAAGACAGAAGCTTTTACTGTTAAGGATCACAGAGGAGAAT TGTACAAAAAGCATTATCCACCTGCTTTACAAGACGAAGTATGGAGACTGGAAAAGATCGGCAAGGATGGTTCATTCCACAAGAGGCTAAATCACAATAACATATTTACAGTTGAAGACTTCCTCCGCCTTGTTGTTAAGGATCAGCAGAAATTGCGTGGT ATCCTGGGCAGTGGTATGTCAAATAAGATGTGGGAGGCTCTTTTGGAGCATGCCAAGACTTGTGTCCTTAGTGGAAAGCTCTATGTTTACTATGCCGAAGATGACAGAAATGTTGGAGTAGTTTTTAACCACATTTTTGAGCTGAGTGGCTTCATTTCGGGGGACCAGTATCAGACTGCTGATTCTCTTTCTGACAATCAGAAG GTTTATGTAGATACTTTGGTGAAGAAGGCTTATGACAATTGGAATCAAGTTGTAGAGTACGATGGCAAGTCTTTATTAAGTTTCAAGCAAGTAAGGAGGTCTTCTAGAAATGAACCACAGATGGCGGCACTAGAATACTCTAATGCTTTAGATCATCAGCTGCAGTTGCCACGATTACCTGTTCCATTTACATCTGAACAGCCTTCAGCAGATTCAGGTTTAACTGTTGGAG GATATAATGGCGACATGGTGGCAAGATACTCAGCCCAGTCCCAGCTTGCAAATGCTAATGCTCGGTCTCAGTTTACCAGTACTTCATACATGCCAGAAGACCCGTTGGCTAGCAACCAAGCACAAAGCTCAAGAAATAACAACAGTGTTGGCTTGGCCCTTGGTCCACCTCTATCAGCTGGTTTTTCAGCAACTGGTCCATCGATTCAGACACCTGGCTTGAATCCATTTGATGATTGGTCGGGCAACCGGGACAAGGGAGGAGACATTGAGTTTTTGACAGAAGAAGAGATTCGCATGCGAAGTCACGAGATGCTGGAGAATGAGGACATGCAGCAATTACTCCGGCTCTTCAGCATGGGAGGTCATACCTCCATTAGTGTTCCTGAAGATGCTTATGGGTTCACTACCTACGTGCCGTCACCACAGCCATTTGATGAGGAGCGGTCCCGTCCAGGTAAAGCAGTTGTTGGTTGGCTGAAAATTAAGGCAGCGATGAGATGGGGCTTTTTCGTAAGGAAGAAGGCTGCTGAGAGGCGGGCACAACTTATTGAGCTGGAtgaataa